The following proteins come from a genomic window of Neptunomonas concharum:
- the pilB gene encoding type IV-A pilus assembly ATPase PilB, producing the protein MQPQQPLSGLARRLVKDGVFSAEVAREAIEKARASEKPFITHIIDERLVSAHRAASAASDEFGLPLFDLAAMNIESVPQGLVSDKLINKHHAIPLIKRDSRIYVALADPTNIQALDEFKFHTGVTTEGVIVEEDKLRKFIESFLDNQGSALDELDDADLDSLEVDDGSVPEEEITSSEDAAKDAPIVRFVNKILLDCIKKGASDIHFEPYEKTYRIRSRIDGILQEIAKPPHNLSSRLSARLKVMSQMDISEKRMPQDGRIKMKISKTRAIDFRVNTLPTLWGEKIVLRILDPSSAKMGVDALGFNPVQKELYMGTLHKPQGMILVTGPTGSGKTVSLYTGLNILNTEERNISTAEDPVEINLEGINQVHVNAKVGLTFAEALRSFLRQDPDVVMVGEIRDLETAEIAIKAAQTGHMVLSTLHTNSSPETLTRLRNMGVPSFNIATSVSLIIAQRLARRLCESCKKPVSIPEAALIEEGFGPEQLKNLHLHEANPDGCSKCNRGYKGRVGIYEMLPMTPEIAEVIMNNGTSLDIIRVAKQQGFRTLRDTGLDKVAEGLTSLDEMNRVIKT; encoded by the coding sequence GTGCAACCACAGCAACCCCTTAGCGGTTTAGCACGACGCTTAGTAAAAGACGGTGTTTTTTCGGCAGAGGTTGCCCGCGAGGCGATCGAAAAAGCCAGGGCTTCGGAAAAGCCTTTTATCACCCATATAATTGATGAACGCTTAGTCAGTGCCCATCGAGCTGCCAGTGCTGCATCCGATGAGTTCGGCTTGCCCCTGTTTGATTTAGCGGCCATGAATATCGAATCGGTACCTCAAGGATTAGTCTCTGACAAACTGATTAACAAGCATCACGCCATCCCTCTAATCAAACGGGATAGCCGTATCTATGTAGCGCTGGCAGACCCCACCAATATTCAGGCATTGGATGAGTTTAAGTTCCACACTGGCGTCACCACCGAAGGGGTCATTGTTGAGGAGGATAAGCTTCGTAAATTTATTGAGTCCTTCTTAGATAACCAAGGCTCGGCACTGGATGAGCTGGATGATGCCGACCTAGATTCTCTCGAAGTCGATGACGGCAGCGTACCTGAAGAAGAGATCACAAGCAGTGAAGATGCCGCCAAAGATGCGCCTATTGTCCGTTTTGTAAATAAAATTTTATTAGATTGTATTAAAAAAGGCGCTTCGGATATTCATTTTGAGCCTTATGAGAAAACCTACCGTATACGAAGCCGTATCGATGGTATTTTGCAAGAGATCGCCAAGCCGCCTCATAATCTGTCTAGCAGACTTTCGGCACGGCTCAAGGTGATGTCACAAATGGATATCTCTGAGAAAAGGATGCCTCAGGATGGCCGTATCAAGATGAAAATTTCTAAAACACGAGCCATCGACTTCCGTGTTAATACCTTGCCCACCCTTTGGGGTGAAAAGATCGTACTACGTATTCTCGACCCATCCAGTGCTAAGATGGGGGTCGACGCACTGGGCTTTAACCCAGTACAAAAAGAGCTGTATATGGGCACGCTACACAAGCCCCAAGGGATGATTTTGGTGACCGGGCCAACCGGTAGTGGTAAAACCGTCTCGCTTTATACGGGCCTTAATATCCTAAATACCGAAGAGCGTAATATCTCCACCGCAGAAGACCCAGTGGAGATCAACTTAGAAGGTATTAACCAAGTCCACGTTAATGCTAAAGTAGGTTTAACCTTTGCTGAGGCGCTTCGTTCATTCCTGCGTCAGGATCCGGATGTTGTAATGGTAGGTGAGATCAGGGATTTGGAAACGGCCGAAATTGCCATTAAAGCCGCACAAACCGGCCATATGGTGTTATCAACACTGCACACCAACAGTTCACCCGAAACCCTGACCCGTTTACGTAATATGGGTGTGCCTTCGTTTAATATTGCCACATCCGTAAGCTTAATTATTGCGCAACGTCTTGCTAGGCGCTTGTGCGAAAGCTGCAAAAAGCCGGTCAGTATCCCAGAAGCGGCCTTGATTGAAGAGGGTTTCGGCCCTGAGCAGCTAAAAAACCTGCACCTGCATGAGGCTAACCCTGATGGCTGTAGCAAATGTAACCGTGGCTATAAGGGCCGAGTGGGTATCTATGAGATGCTACCCATGACACCCGAAATTGCCGAAGTTATTATGAACAATGGCACATCGCTGGATATTATTCGCGTCGCCAAACAGCAGGGCTTTAGAACCCTGCGGGATACCGGCTTAGATAAAGTCGCCGAAGGGCTTACCAGCCTTGATGAAATGAATCGTGTAATTAAAACCTAA
- a CDS encoding pilin has product MKKQQGFTLIELMIVVAIIGILAAIALPAYQDYTVRARVTEGLSLASGFKSTVGENIASNGGVIAAGSCAGVTDLGATGAVASVTCADATGVIVATMDATGNNVPLTLTPTSAAGTPITWLCTTPAANHRYVPGECRNVAP; this is encoded by the coding sequence ATGAAAAAGCAACAAGGCTTTACATTGATTGAACTGATGATCGTAGTTGCGATTATCGGTATTTTGGCAGCTATCGCATTGCCTGCTTATCAGGATTACACTGTTCGAGCCCGTGTAACAGAGGGGTTATCATTAGCAAGCGGTTTCAAATCTACAGTTGGAGAAAATATTGCCTCAAATGGTGGGGTGATAGCAGCTGGTTCATGTGCGGGAGTAACTGACTTAGGTGCAACAGGTGCAGTGGCATCTGTAACCTGTGCAGACGCTACAGGTGTAATTGTTGCAACTATGGATGCTACAGGTAACAACGTACCTTTGACTTTGACGCCAACTTCAGCTGCTGGTACTCCTATTACTTGGCTTTGTACTACACCAGCTGCAAATCACCGGTATGTTCCTGGTGAATGTCGTAATGTAGCTCCTTAA
- a CDS encoding pilin yields the protein MKNQEVSEVGFTLIELMIVVAIIAILASIAIPAYQDYTIRARVAEALIFATMSKATVGENIAINNVIGVNTCLGVTNITPPDSTENVASSSCSAITGALTLNTTSKAGSLTLVLTPLLDASGAIRWNCSVANVNHNRYVPSECRI from the coding sequence GTGAAGAATCAAGAGGTTAGTGAGGTTGGGTTTACTTTAATTGAGCTGATGATTGTGGTGGCAATTATTGCTATTCTGGCTTCGATAGCTATACCTGCCTACCAAGATTACACGATTAGAGCTAGAGTTGCGGAAGCGTTGATTTTTGCAACGATGTCTAAGGCAACAGTAGGGGAAAACATAGCCATAAATAATGTTATTGGTGTTAATACGTGCCTTGGTGTTACTAATATTACTCCTCCTGATAGTACAGAAAATGTTGCATCTTCTTCTTGTAGCGCTATTACAGGTGCTTTAACACTAAATACCACATCAAAAGCAGGTAGTTTAACTTTGGTTCTAACGCCTCTTCTTGATGCCTCTGGAGCAATTCGTTGGAATTGTTCTGTTGCTAATGTTAATCATAATAGATACGTTCCTTCTGAGTGCCGTATTTAA
- the nadC gene encoding carboxylating nicotinate-nucleotide diphosphorylase, translated as MLTLDELKPTITLNVAAALAEDIGDGDITAQLIPATEHATARVISREAAVISGVAWVNEVFKQVDEQLIVEWHVNDGDQVTADQILFTAKGAARSLLTAERCALNFLQTLSGTATISQHYADKVASTAVRLLDTRKTLPGLRLAQKYAVSCGGCYNHRIGLYDAFLIKENHIMACGGIPQAVATAHKTAPGKPVEVEVETLQQLNEALTAGADIIMLDNFTLEAMQEAVKINQGKAKLEASGNITDETLLPIAETGVDYISIGALTKHCRAIDLSLRLI; from the coding sequence ATGCTGACTCTAGACGAACTGAAACCCACCATTACTCTAAATGTCGCGGCCGCACTTGCCGAAGATATTGGCGATGGGGATATTACAGCGCAATTGATCCCAGCAACGGAACACGCCACCGCGCGAGTGATCTCCCGTGAAGCAGCGGTTATCAGTGGCGTCGCTTGGGTTAATGAAGTATTTAAACAGGTAGACGAGCAACTGATTGTGGAGTGGCACGTCAACGATGGCGATCAGGTTACAGCGGATCAAATACTTTTTACCGCTAAAGGTGCTGCCAGATCATTGCTCACCGCCGAGCGCTGCGCCCTGAACTTCTTACAAACCCTTTCTGGGACAGCCACCATCAGCCAACATTATGCCGACAAAGTTGCCAGCACAGCAGTACGTTTGCTGGACACTCGCAAGACGTTGCCCGGCTTACGCTTAGCTCAAAAATATGCGGTTAGCTGCGGCGGATGCTACAACCACCGAATCGGTCTGTATGATGCCTTTTTAATTAAAGAGAACCATATCATGGCCTGTGGCGGTATCCCCCAAGCGGTTGCTACTGCGCATAAAACAGCACCGGGCAAACCCGTGGAGGTTGAAGTCGAAACCTTGCAGCAGCTCAACGAAGCACTTACAGCAGGGGCTGATATTATTATGCTGGATAACTTCACACTGGAAGCGATGCAAGAAGCGGTCAAGATCAATCAAGGAAAAGCCAAGCTCGAAGCCTCTGGCAATATTACAGATGAAACGCTCTTACCCATAGCCGAAACAGGTGTCGACTACATCTCCATAGGCGCACTGACTAAGCACTGCCGCGCTATCGATTTATCGTTGCGATTAATCTAG
- the ampD gene encoding 1,6-anhydro-N-acetylmuramyl-L-alanine amidase AmpD: protein MDKIAFQVVSGRVSGATWCPSPNFNARPVGEVISLLVVHNISLPPGQFLNSYVEAFFQNRLPVDDHDYFKEIHDLRVSAHLFVDRKGGVTQFVNLNDRAWHAGVSCFEGREQCNDFSIGIELEGTDEIPYTDAQYQALKQLTLAIQSEYPRITSERITGHSDIAPQRKTDPGPAFDWEHYRRLIS from the coding sequence GTGGATAAAATAGCGTTTCAGGTGGTGAGCGGGCGGGTTTCTGGTGCAACATGGTGCCCGTCGCCCAACTTTAATGCTCGTCCGGTGGGGGAGGTGATCAGCCTGCTGGTGGTTCATAATATCAGTTTACCCCCTGGACAGTTTTTAAATAGCTATGTCGAGGCGTTTTTCCAAAACCGCTTGCCCGTCGATGACCATGATTATTTTAAAGAGATTCATGACCTTAGGGTGTCTGCGCATCTGTTTGTCGACCGTAAAGGTGGGGTGACGCAGTTTGTGAACTTAAATGATCGCGCATGGCATGCGGGAGTATCCTGTTTTGAGGGTCGTGAGCAGTGTAATGATTTTTCTATTGGTATTGAGCTAGAGGGGACGGATGAGATTCCCTATACCGATGCTCAGTATCAAGCGCTTAAACAGCTTACGCTAGCGATTCAGTCTGAGTACCCACGCATCACCTCTGAGCGAATTACTGGGCATTCTGATATAGCGCCGCAACGAAAAACGGACCCTGGCCCCGCATTTGATTGGGAGCATTACCGCCGCTTGATTAGCTGA
- a CDS encoding ABC transporter ATP-binding protein, with translation MSELLSVESLACAYGQQTIVSDVSFGIKQGEIACLLGPSGCGKTTLLRGLAGFNPISAGVIRMAGEIISSATHSIPPEKRRMGMVFQDYALFPHLSVEDNIAFGLKEQKRSQRRAIVLSMLELVRLPDLSKRYPHELSGGQQQRVALARALASRPRLLLMDEPFSNLDTEMRKELSLEVRDIIKQQDIAAVVVTHDQEEAFVISDVLGILADGKLQQWGTPEALYYQPNSLQVARFVGEGELYEGACLNERSVQTELGVLEFAEPLGFQSKDQLNLFIRPADLSPIPVAEGHAVATVLSRDFMGEATRYRLKLDNGRVVTAVVRELLSYREGDRVSVQVAVHRPIVFPA, from the coding sequence ATGTCTGAGCTGTTGTCCGTTGAGTCCCTTGCTTGTGCCTATGGTCAGCAGACCATTGTGAGTGATGTGAGTTTTGGGATTAAACAGGGGGAGATTGCCTGTCTATTAGGTCCTAGTGGTTGTGGTAAAACGACGCTATTACGGGGTTTGGCAGGGTTTAATCCTATCAGTGCAGGTGTAATTCGTATGGCGGGTGAGATTATCTCCTCGGCTACTCACAGTATCCCTCCCGAAAAACGCCGTATGGGGATGGTATTTCAGGATTATGCGTTGTTTCCGCATCTAAGTGTTGAAGATAACATCGCGTTTGGTCTTAAAGAACAGAAACGCTCGCAGCGTCGAGCGATTGTATTGTCGATGTTGGAGTTGGTTCGTCTGCCGGATCTTTCTAAGCGTTATCCCCATGAACTATCGGGTGGGCAGCAACAGAGGGTGGCTCTTGCTAGAGCGCTGGCCTCCAGACCACGCTTGCTGTTGATGGATGAGCCGTTTTCAAATCTCGATACTGAAATGCGCAAAGAGCTTTCGTTAGAAGTGCGTGACATTATCAAACAGCAGGATATTGCTGCTGTTGTCGTTACCCATGATCAAGAAGAGGCCTTTGTTATCAGTGATGTATTGGGTATTCTGGCGGATGGTAAGTTGCAACAATGGGGAACACCCGAAGCGCTTTATTACCAGCCTAACTCGCTTCAAGTGGCTCGCTTTGTCGGTGAGGGGGAGTTGTACGAGGGAGCGTGTCTTAATGAACGCAGTGTGCAGACCGAGTTGGGTGTATTGGAGTTTGCTGAGCCGTTAGGTTTTCAGAGTAAAGATCAACTTAATTTGTTTATCCGACCTGCAGATTTGTCTCCAATCCCTGTGGCAGAGGGTCATGCGGTTGCGACCGTTTTATCTCGTGATTTTATGGGTGAGGCGACTCGCTATCGCTTAAAGCTGGACAACGGCCGGGTAGTCACGGCTGTGGTTCGGGAATTGCTCTCCTACCGTGAAGGGGATCGGGTGAGTGTGCAGGTTGCTGTTCATCGCCCTATTGTTTTTCCTGCCTGA
- a CDS encoding ABC transporter permease, translating into MSSHSLQTGNTRGWLFSSWSAALLVALPVCSVFYLALFPEENIWQHLADTVLPVYIKTTLLLMAGVGALSILTGVSTAWLVTMCSFPGKRLFEWALLLPFAVPAYVIAYVYTDLLEYAGPVQGALRDLFGWQTAKDYWFPEIRSLPGAILMLSLVLYPYVYLMSRAAFLEQSMSLRDASRILGCSPWQSFVRISLPIARPSIAVGLSLVSMETINDFGTVDYFAVKSMSAGIYDTWLNMSNLGGAAQIATMMMIFVVILITLERAARARQKQFHTSDRYKAIDPYALHSWRAGLAILACGVPVLAGFIIPVGVLGVYATNHLDQLFNSDFLTHASHSFILSGSAALLCVLLAVLLTYAKRLNPNRISLVSAVRFSSLGYALPGAVLAIGVIIPLAAFDNRLDAFLREHWGISTGLLLSGTTFAVIFAYCVRFLAVSTGAVDSSLNKVTPTMDMASRSLGMTPGSTLLKVHFPLIKGGLLTALLVVFVDCMKELPATLILRPFNYDTLATYVYQFASDEQLEECSLAALLIVLVGIIPVILLSRSITGTRKGN; encoded by the coding sequence ATGAGCTCACATTCTTTACAAACAGGAAACACCCGAGGCTGGCTTTTTAGCAGCTGGAGTGCAGCCTTACTGGTTGCCTTGCCAGTTTGCTCCGTCTTTTATCTAGCCCTCTTCCCTGAGGAAAATATCTGGCAGCATCTAGCTGACACTGTGCTTCCCGTTTACATCAAGACTACGCTATTGCTCATGGCGGGTGTGGGGGCGCTCTCTATACTGACGGGTGTATCTACAGCATGGCTAGTAACTATGTGCAGTTTTCCGGGAAAACGGCTGTTTGAATGGGCACTCCTGCTGCCCTTTGCCGTCCCTGCTTACGTCATCGCTTATGTTTATACCGATTTACTCGAATATGCAGGCCCCGTACAGGGGGCTTTAAGAGATCTATTCGGCTGGCAAACCGCCAAAGATTACTGGTTTCCAGAAATAAGGTCATTACCTGGCGCTATTTTGATGCTCTCATTGGTGCTTTATCCATATGTCTACCTGATGTCACGAGCAGCATTTCTGGAACAGTCCATGAGCTTACGTGATGCCAGCCGCATTTTGGGTTGTAGCCCTTGGCAAAGCTTTGTAAGAATCTCTTTACCCATTGCCCGCCCATCCATTGCGGTCGGTTTGTCACTGGTTTCTATGGAAACCATTAATGACTTCGGCACTGTGGACTATTTTGCCGTAAAAAGCATGAGCGCTGGTATTTATGATACCTGGCTTAATATGAGTAACTTAGGGGGAGCCGCTCAAATCGCCACGATGATGATGATCTTTGTGGTCATACTGATTACCCTTGAAAGAGCTGCCAGAGCACGCCAAAAGCAGTTCCATACCTCTGACCGGTACAAAGCGATTGATCCTTACGCCCTTCACTCTTGGCGCGCAGGATTGGCGATACTCGCCTGCGGGGTACCCGTATTGGCAGGGTTTATCATACCCGTAGGTGTCTTGGGTGTTTACGCCACTAACCATCTGGATCAATTGTTTAATAGCGATTTCTTAACCCATGCAAGCCACAGCTTTATCCTCTCGGGTAGCGCGGCGCTGCTATGCGTTTTACTTGCGGTACTACTCACTTATGCAAAACGACTTAACCCTAACCGCATCAGTCTGGTATCCGCTGTGCGCTTTTCAAGCCTAGGTTATGCACTGCCTGGTGCGGTGCTTGCCATCGGTGTCATTATCCCCTTGGCCGCTTTCGATAATCGTCTGGATGCATTCTTGAGAGAGCATTGGGGCATATCAACAGGCCTTTTATTAAGTGGAACCACCTTTGCTGTTATTTTCGCCTACTGCGTTCGCTTTCTTGCGGTATCCACAGGTGCAGTTGATAGCTCTTTAAATAAGGTAACACCCACCATGGATATGGCATCACGCTCACTGGGTATGACACCCGGTTCGACACTCCTAAAAGTCCACTTCCCTTTGATAAAAGGTGGCTTATTAACCGCCTTGCTGGTTGTATTTGTAGACTGTATGAAAGAACTACCTGCAACACTCATTCTGCGGCCGTTTAATTACGATACACTGGCAACCTATGTCTACCAGTTCGCATCTGATGAGCAATTAGAAGAGTGCTCTTTGGCAGCCCTGTTGATTGTCCTTGTGGGAATTATTCCTGTGATTCTACTGAGCCGCTCGATCACAGGAACGCGCAAAGGTAATTAA
- a CDS encoding Fe(3+) ABC transporter substrate-binding protein — protein sequence MLRKSLLTIAMLSSAFSMTAQAETTEVNIYSYRQPFLIEPLLKAFSEETGIKTNVVFAKKGLLERLEHEGANSPADILLTSDIGPLSDAVAKGLFAPFNSEIVNKNVPEQFRDPEGRWVGLTSRARLVYASKERVKEGEISSYADLADPKWRGKICTRSGKHTYNLSLIGSVIAHDGEEKAESWLRAVKDNLARKPQGNDRAQVKAIKEGVCDLALGNSYYFGKMLTNEKEPEQKEWAASVNLIFPDQEGRGAHMNISGAGIAKNAPHPEAAQKLIEFLTEQQAQQYYADANFEFPVRPGTPKSDLVKQYMGDFKGDTINLQRVAEQRAAAAKLVDKVGFDN from the coding sequence ATGTTACGCAAATCTCTACTGACCATTGCCATGCTCTCTTCTGCTTTTTCTATGACCGCTCAAGCAGAAACAACGGAAGTGAATATTTACTCATACCGACAACCCTTCCTGATCGAGCCTTTACTGAAAGCCTTTTCTGAAGAGACCGGTATTAAGACCAATGTCGTTTTTGCTAAAAAAGGTTTATTAGAGCGTCTGGAGCATGAGGGCGCAAACTCACCCGCTGATATTCTTCTCACTTCGGATATCGGTCCATTGTCAGATGCCGTTGCCAAAGGTTTGTTCGCACCATTCAATAGCGAGATCGTTAATAAAAACGTACCAGAACAATTTCGTGACCCAGAAGGTCGCTGGGTAGGCTTAACCTCCCGTGCTCGCTTGGTATATGCTTCTAAAGAGCGTGTTAAAGAGGGTGAAATTTCCAGCTATGCGGATCTGGCTGATCCAAAATGGAGAGGTAAAATTTGTACTCGCAGCGGCAAACACACCTACAACTTGTCTTTGATTGGTAGTGTCATTGCTCACGATGGTGAAGAGAAAGCCGAAAGCTGGTTACGCGCTGTAAAAGATAACTTGGCGCGCAAACCACAGGGCAACGATCGTGCTCAAGTCAAAGCAATTAAAGAAGGCGTATGTGACCTAGCCTTAGGCAACTCTTACTACTTCGGGAAAATGCTCACGAATGAGAAAGAACCCGAACAAAAAGAGTGGGCCGCATCCGTTAACCTGATCTTCCCTGACCAAGAAGGTCGCGGTGCACACATGAATATCTCAGGGGCAGGTATTGCCAAAAACGCACCACACCCAGAAGCTGCGCAGAAGCTGATCGAGTTCCTGACCGAGCAACAAGCGCAACAATACTACGCTGACGCCAACTTTGAATTCCCAGTGCGCCCAGGCACACCGAAGTCTGACTTAGTGAAGCAGTATATGGGCGATTTCAAAGGCGATACGATTAACCTTCAGCGCGTAGCAGAACAACGTGCTGCCGCTGCTAAATTGGTCGATAAAGTCGGCTTTGATAACTGA
- a CDS encoding 16S rRNA (uracil(1498)-N(3))-methyltransferase, with translation MNLILLKEDDFVSPNHVQLSDRRFMHIRDIHQAESNSTLKVGLINGLIGTATVTHIQSTSITLQIQLNQTPPPPLPVTLLLALPRPKMLKRILQTASTMGVKEIYLINSYRVDKSYWSTPLLAETAIYEQLILGLEQAVDTHLPKVYLRKRFKPFVEDELPSLSQDSRKLVAHPYNTTQCPSSELTKTVLVVGPEGGFIPYEIEKLEAAGFTSFHIGQRILRVETAIPALLSRLFPIL, from the coding sequence ATGAACCTGATACTGCTGAAAGAAGATGACTTTGTGAGCCCCAATCACGTGCAACTATCCGATAGGCGCTTTATGCATATTCGCGATATCCACCAAGCAGAATCCAACAGCACACTCAAAGTCGGTTTGATTAATGGCTTAATCGGAACCGCTACCGTAACCCATATCCAATCTACGAGTATCACCCTACAAATCCAGCTCAATCAAACCCCGCCACCGCCTCTACCAGTCACCCTACTATTAGCCTTGCCTAGGCCCAAAATGTTAAAGCGCATTTTGCAAACAGCCAGCACAATGGGTGTTAAAGAGATTTATCTCATCAACAGCTATCGAGTCGATAAAAGTTACTGGTCTACCCCGCTACTCGCCGAAACAGCCATTTATGAGCAACTAATATTAGGCCTAGAACAAGCAGTCGATACCCACCTTCCTAAGGTGTACCTTCGTAAACGCTTCAAACCCTTTGTAGAAGATGAGCTTCCTTCGCTAAGCCAAGATTCACGAAAACTTGTCGCACACCCATACAATACAACGCAATGCCCGAGCTCTGAGTTAACGAAGACAGTGTTAGTGGTCGGCCCAGAAGGGGGATTTATCCCTTATGAAATCGAAAAGTTAGAAGCAGCGGGCTTTACTTCTTTTCATATCGGGCAGCGTATTTTACGGGTAGAAACCGCTATACCCGCGCTTCTTTCTCGACTCTTTCCTATTCTCTAG
- a CDS encoding MATE family efflux transporter — translation MSSPDLIRDDIRPTLVKMTLPMMVGIVSLMLFNLADIYFVSQLGTEPMAALAFTFPVTFSVISLAIGFGIGTSAILAKLIGAGRQSEAALLATDNLMMTLILVLVVSIIAHWFMPPLFRLMGASEALQVYILEYMEVWWFGAVFVVANMVANSSLRSRGDTKTPAMIMAASSALNVMLDPLLIFGWGPVPAMGIRGAALASVISWVCVFFCVTHILYHRYQLLVFVRLNVARVLRHWLQVMKIGLPAALSNMLTPLAGGILTALVAQHGAEAVAAFGVGNRLESLSLLACLALSMTLPPFVSQNYGAGQISRVEAAYKGAVKFALVWQFCVFLLLLLLSGWLAGLFADSEAVRQPLLLWLTIVPLGFGMQAVIFLSASTLNALHQPIRAMRISILRLFVFFIPMAWVANYFGGLQAMFISFVVANTLTSVIAFLWVKKAIAKKAI, via the coding sequence ATGTCCTCTCCTGATCTGATCCGGGACGATATTCGTCCTACGCTCGTTAAAATGACGCTACCGATGATGGTCGGTATTGTCAGCCTTATGCTGTTTAATCTCGCCGATATCTATTTTGTATCTCAGTTAGGAACTGAGCCTATGGCGGCATTGGCGTTTACTTTTCCGGTGACTTTTTCGGTGATTAGTCTGGCAATAGGCTTTGGTATTGGTACGTCTGCTATTTTAGCTAAGCTGATTGGTGCAGGTCGTCAAAGTGAAGCGGCACTCTTGGCAACCGATAATTTAATGATGACTCTCATATTAGTGCTAGTGGTGAGCATTATTGCTCACTGGTTTATGCCGCCTCTGTTTCGTTTGATGGGCGCCAGTGAAGCATTGCAGGTATACATTCTTGAGTATATGGAAGTTTGGTGGTTTGGTGCCGTTTTTGTAGTAGCTAACATGGTAGCCAATAGCTCTTTAAGATCCCGTGGAGATACCAAAACACCTGCGATGATCATGGCTGCTTCTTCGGCTTTAAATGTGATGTTGGATCCGTTGCTGATTTTTGGTTGGGGGCCTGTTCCGGCGATGGGGATCAGAGGAGCAGCGTTGGCGAGTGTGATCTCTTGGGTTTGTGTGTTTTTTTGTGTTACCCATATTCTCTATCATCGTTATCAGTTACTGGTGTTTGTCCGGCTGAATGTGGCGCGAGTGCTGAGACATTGGTTGCAGGTGATGAAAATCGGTTTGCCTGCGGCACTATCCAATATGCTGACTCCGTTAGCTGGAGGGATTTTAACGGCCCTAGTCGCGCAGCATGGGGCTGAGGCTGTCGCTGCTTTTGGTGTAGGTAATCGTCTCGAGTCGCTATCACTATTAGCCTGCCTGGCTCTGTCAATGACGTTACCGCCCTTTGTGAGCCAAAACTATGGAGCTGGGCAGATCTCCCGAGTTGAGGCTGCTTACAAGGGGGCTGTAAAATTTGCATTGGTCTGGCAGTTCTGTGTTTTCCTGCTCCTTTTACTCTTAAGTGGTTGGTTGGCAGGGCTGTTTGCGGATTCTGAAGCCGTTAGGCAACCATTGTTGCTATGGTTAACGATTGTGCCTTTGGGGTTTGGGATGCAGGCCGTTATTTTCTTGAGCGCTTCTACCCTTAATGCGCTTCATCAGCCTATCCGTGCTATGCGCATTAGTATCCTGCGCTTGTTTGTTTTCTTTATACCTATGGCATGGGTCGCAAACTATTTTGGGGGATTACAGGCAATGTTTATCTCGTTTGTAGTTGCTAACACCTTAACATCGGTTATCGCGTTTTTATGGGTTAAGAAAGCAATTGCTAAAAAAGCAATTTAA
- the phbB gene encoding acetoacetyl-CoA reductase — MSKKVALVTGGTGGLGAAICRSLADQGFTVVAGYNSGGNHEKAKAWQAEQKADGYDIHVAYGDVTDTASCEACIATVQELTGGTVDVLINNAGITRDGQFKKMSWEQWDEVLTANLDSMFHMTRLVINPMIEKGFGRVINISSVNAQKGQFGQCNYSAAKAGIHGFTKALAQEVASKGVTVNTVSPGYVMTPMVAKIAEEVQQKICSTIPVGRFGTPEEIGRIVTFLAEDESGYITGADMSINGGLHMS; from the coding sequence ATGAGTAAGAAAGTTGCTCTTGTGACTGGTGGTACTGGTGGATTAGGTGCAGCAATCTGCCGTAGCCTTGCCGATCAGGGATTTACTGTTGTCGCAGGTTATAACAGTGGTGGGAACCACGAGAAGGCAAAAGCCTGGCAAGCAGAGCAAAAGGCAGATGGCTATGATATCCACGTTGCTTACGGTGATGTGACCGATACGGCATCTTGTGAAGCATGTATTGCTACGGTTCAGGAACTAACTGGCGGTACAGTAGATGTGCTGATCAACAATGCGGGTATTACCCGTGATGGTCAGTTTAAAAAGATGAGCTGGGAGCAGTGGGATGAGGTGCTAACAGCTAACCTTGACTCGATGTTCCATATGACGCGTCTGGTGATTAATCCTATGATCGAAAAAGGTTTCGGTCGTGTGATCAATATCTCTTCTGTTAATGCACAGAAAGGGCAGTTTGGTCAGTGTAACTACTCCGCTGCGAAGGCAGGTATCCATGGTTTTACCAAGGCACTTGCTCAAGAGGTGGCTTCTAAGGGTGTTACTGTGAATACGGTATCTCCTGGTTACGTAATGACGCCAATGGTGGCTAAAATTGCTGAAGAGGTTCAGCAAAAGATCTGCTCTACCATTCCGGTAGGGCGTTTTGGTACACCAGAAGAGATTGGGCGCATAGTGACTTTCCTGGCTGAAGATGAGTCGGGATACATTACAGGTGCTGATATGTCTATCAATGGCGGTCTTCACATGTCGTGA